The following are encoded together in the Herpetosiphon gulosus genome:
- the sbnB gene encoding 2,3-diaminopropionate biosynthesis protein SbnB, producing the protein MQQSLTLLKGHEVGRILDGAELALIDLVQTAYEAHQAGLSALPHSSFLRFPNDPLNRIIALPAYLGGAQPSAGIKWIASFPGNLSYGIQRANATITLNDPQTGLPIAFMEGAQISAKRTAASAALAAKYLHSNPQETRVGLVGCGVINHETLRFLRAVFPSIREVVIFDTQPAHAEHFQAACSDQFGLNVQVAETIEAVLRRTSLIALATTAINPHIDDLSMCAAGTTILHTSLRDLNPRLIEFCDNVVDDREHVLRANTSLDLAQQALGHHNFVRCNLAEITNGQVAARPNPEQTTIFSPFGLGVLDLALAQWVLGQAQERNIGLTLNDFC; encoded by the coding sequence ATGCAACAATCATTAACCCTACTCAAAGGCCATGAAGTTGGGCGAATTCTCGATGGCGCTGAATTGGCGCTGATTGATTTGGTTCAAACAGCCTACGAGGCACATCAGGCAGGATTAAGTGCCTTGCCGCATTCAAGCTTTTTACGCTTCCCGAATGATCCATTAAATCGAATTATTGCGCTGCCAGCCTACCTTGGTGGTGCGCAACCAAGTGCTGGGATCAAATGGATCGCTTCGTTTCCTGGCAACCTGAGCTATGGTATTCAACGTGCCAATGCCACGATTACCCTGAATGATCCGCAAACTGGCTTGCCAATTGCTTTTATGGAAGGAGCGCAAATTAGTGCCAAGCGCACGGCTGCTAGTGCGGCTTTGGCCGCAAAATATCTGCATTCTAATCCCCAAGAAACGCGGGTAGGCTTGGTTGGCTGTGGCGTGATCAATCATGAAACCTTGCGATTTTTGCGAGCAGTGTTTCCAAGCATTCGTGAGGTGGTGATATTTGATACCCAGCCAGCCCATGCTGAGCATTTTCAGGCGGCCTGTAGCGATCAATTTGGGCTGAATGTGCAGGTTGCGGAAACGATCGAGGCTGTGTTGCGCCGCACCAGCTTAATCGCTTTGGCTACTACCGCAATTAACCCGCATATTGATGATTTGAGCATGTGTGCTGCTGGCACAACCATTTTGCATACATCGCTGCGCGATCTCAACCCACGCTTAATTGAGTTTTGTGATAATGTGGTTGATGATCGTGAGCATGTATTGCGAGCCAATACCTCGCTCGATTTGGCCCAACAAGCCTTGGGGCATCACAATTTTGTGCGTTGCAATCTGGCCGAAATTACCAATGGCCAAGTTGCGGCCCGCCCAAACCCTGAACAAACGACGATCTTCAGCCCGTTTGGCCTAGGCGTGCTCGATTTAGCATTGGCGCAGTGGGTTTTGGGGCAAGCGCAGGAGCGCAATATTGGCTTAACTCTCAACGATTTCTGCTAA
- a CDS encoding tetratricopeptide repeat protein gives MSESFGYWLKHRRKELNFTQEYLAELVGCSTITIRKIESNERRPSRQIAARIAKFCQVEANRAFVDAAWTGQSPSPTDGGSPPEPAPSNLLPPFSSIIGRDSAIESICVQFQAQKARLVTIVGSPGVGKTRLAQAIAQRLLSYFSDGVFWISLDPIANANLVPSLITRVLGIHENPNQSIEENIFNWLKNRHLLLILDNCEHIIDLSQFVNQLLSYCPTLSILATSREVLHLRWEQRFPLRPLTVPVRGMQLDLAQLAQIPAIALFLERSRAINPQAELNESNARAISTICMQLEGLPLSIELIAARSAMLSPQMLVHRLNNQLNVLTQGSRDLPNRQQTLRNAIQWSIDLLDSAEQFLLVALALAPESCTLLSLEALADCYSPWPWSIFDGLTNLFDKSLIWIQQQQTDEPRFGMLRVLREYVLEQLADPATIQRLRASFATYYLNIAETIYQKMLNSRTNSLFQEIAAEYYNFHTVITWCLEEPYDLENAITLIATLIDFLHIHGYQREGIGWLQQILGIIEQQTVALSPAILADAYNALGFLCYHQGNINQAQHFFERVLELIGGQTSFKHARILYNLGLVKKNKGELLQAEADLHASLASWRTLGLQPGEAYSLWGLGNLALDQGHYAQALAYLQQSLAIWQTLESAHGQVMVLNDWAELALLQANLSLAEQLLEQIKTIVEASNYKLVSARTALLEGKCAMQRQAFSHAQTCFEEAEEIAQEQQATAHLSRIYLEQAKLALQQAQYHQASYHGYESLRLATLLEHQTGIAHAHQLLAQVYQQLAKPSQTEQHWQACAAIYQQLANPYWLNDLAQLALNQ, from the coding sequence ATGAGTGAAAGCTTTGGTTACTGGCTTAAACACCGTCGTAAAGAGCTTAATTTTACCCAAGAATATTTAGCCGAGTTGGTAGGCTGTTCAACAATTACGATTCGCAAAATCGAGTCGAATGAACGGCGGCCCTCACGCCAGATTGCGGCGCGGATTGCCAAATTTTGCCAAGTAGAGGCCAATCGGGCCTTTGTTGATGCAGCTTGGACTGGGCAATCGCCTAGCCCAACTGATGGCGGATCGCCGCCTGAGCCAGCTCCATCAAACTTACTACCTCCATTTAGTTCAATCATTGGCCGCGATTCGGCGATTGAATCAATTTGTGTCCAATTTCAAGCCCAAAAAGCGCGTTTAGTAACCATTGTCGGCTCGCCTGGAGTTGGCAAAACGCGCTTGGCTCAAGCGATTGCCCAACGCTTGCTGAGCTATTTTAGCGATGGCGTTTTTTGGATTAGCCTCGATCCAATCGCCAATGCCAACCTTGTCCCGTCGTTAATTACACGGGTACTGGGCATTCACGAAAATCCCAATCAATCGATTGAAGAGAATATTTTTAACTGGCTTAAAAATCGGCATCTGCTGCTGATTCTCGATAATTGTGAGCATATTATTGATTTAAGCCAGTTTGTTAACCAACTTTTGAGCTATTGCCCTACGCTCTCAATTCTTGCAACCAGTCGCGAAGTTTTGCATTTGCGTTGGGAACAGCGGTTTCCGTTGCGTCCGCTGACAGTTCCAGTTCGTGGCATGCAGCTTGATCTGGCGCAGTTGGCCCAAATTCCGGCGATTGCGCTTTTTTTAGAGCGTAGTCGGGCGATTAATCCCCAAGCCGAGTTGAATGAATCGAATGCGCGGGCGATTAGCACGATTTGCATGCAGCTTGAGGGTTTGCCGCTCAGCATCGAATTAATTGCTGCTCGCAGTGCCATGCTCAGTCCACAAATGTTGGTACATCGACTGAATAATCAACTGAACGTGCTGACCCAAGGCTCACGCGATTTGCCCAACCGCCAACAAACCCTGCGCAATGCGATTCAATGGAGTATCGATCTGCTTGATAGTGCCGAGCAATTTCTGTTGGTGGCGCTGGCATTAGCTCCCGAGAGCTGTACCCTCCTGAGCCTTGAAGCACTGGCTGATTGCTATAGCCCATGGCCATGGTCAATTTTCGATGGCTTAACCAATTTGTTCGACAAAAGCCTGATTTGGATTCAGCAACAGCAAACTGATGAGCCACGCTTTGGCATGTTGCGGGTCTTGCGCGAATATGTGCTTGAGCAGCTTGCCGATCCAGCAACGATTCAGCGCCTACGGGCAAGTTTTGCAACCTATTATCTAAATATTGCCGAAACAATCTACCAAAAGATGCTCAACTCACGCACGAATAGCCTTTTTCAGGAGATCGCGGCTGAATATTACAATTTTCATACGGTGATTACCTGGTGTCTTGAGGAGCCATATGATCTCGAAAATGCGATTACGCTGATTGCGACATTGATCGATTTCTTGCATATCCATGGTTATCAGCGTGAGGGGATTGGCTGGTTGCAGCAGATTTTGGGGATCATCGAACAACAAACAGTTGCGCTTAGCCCAGCGATCCTCGCCGATGCCTATAACGCTCTAGGCTTTTTATGCTACCATCAGGGCAATATTAACCAAGCTCAACACTTCTTTGAGCGGGTGCTCGAACTGATTGGCGGCCAGACATCCTTTAAACATGCCCGAATTCTCTATAATTTAGGCTTAGTTAAAAAGAATAAGGGTGAGCTACTTCAAGCAGAAGCTGATTTGCATGCCAGCCTTGCAAGTTGGCGCACGCTTGGTTTGCAGCCAGGCGAAGCCTATTCGCTTTGGGGTTTGGGCAATTTAGCGCTCGATCAAGGCCACTATGCGCAAGCCCTAGCCTATCTGCAACAAAGCTTGGCCATTTGGCAAACGCTTGAATCGGCCCATGGTCAAGTGATGGTTTTAAATGATTGGGCTGAGTTAGCCTTGCTCCAAGCGAATCTTAGTTTAGCTGAACAATTGTTGGAGCAGATTAAAACAATCGTTGAAGCCAGCAATTATAAGTTGGTTAGTGCCCGTACTGCCCTGCTTGAGGGCAAATGCGCCATGCAACGCCAAGCATTTAGCCATGCCCAAACCTGCTTTGAAGAAGCCGAGGAAATTGCTCAAGAGCAGCAGGCTACTGCCCATTTATCGCGAATTTACCTTGAGCAGGCCAAGTTGGCCTTGCAGCAGGCGCAATACCACCAAGCCAGTTACCATGGCTATGAAAGTTTGCGGCTGGCAACCCTACTTGAACATCAGACCGGAATTGCCCATGCTCACCAATTGCTGGCCCAAGTCTATCAGCAACTGGCCAAACCCAGTCAAACCGAGCAACATTGGCAGGCTTGTGCGGCAATTTATCAGCAACTTGCCAACCCCTACTGGCTCAACGATTTAGCCCAGCTTGCACTCAACCAATAG
- a CDS encoding GNAT family N-acetyltransferase, with amino-acid sequence MIRISPISQADLAEFLPLTYPRYRDLLVQPQPQIVAIGAYNLQQQAIGLALANHQQRSADVLSLFVAPAYRRQGIGRQLLSALETNLSQQACAQVHLIYSQTDQPAPILGLLNQQQWPAPEARMLIFKLDVVRMAQAGWVQRKYRLPKDSSIVAWQDADQAGLNWLANQQTANWFPPGLSPFQLEQPFDPAHSFVFCQEQQILGWVMTHLIDAQTRVYTQFYVHPDLRQTGIALALLTTALRQQATRAEQWGIAAIRHDSAMMRNFLDRHFADYLVSLRSTWGTSKLLAPAAD; translated from the coding sequence ATGATTCGGATTAGTCCAATTTCCCAAGCCGATTTGGCTGAATTTTTGCCGCTGACCTATCCACGCTATCGCGATTTGCTGGTGCAGCCGCAGCCGCAGATTGTGGCAATTGGAGCCTACAATCTGCAACAACAGGCAATTGGTTTAGCCTTGGCCAACCACCAGCAGCGTTCAGCCGACGTGCTTTCGCTATTTGTTGCGCCAGCCTATCGTCGCCAAGGCATTGGGCGGCAATTACTGAGTGCCTTGGAAACCAACCTCAGCCAACAGGCCTGCGCCCAAGTGCACCTGATTTATAGCCAAACCGATCAGCCAGCGCCGATACTTGGCTTGCTTAACCAGCAACAATGGCCAGCGCCCGAGGCTCGCATGCTGATCTTCAAACTTGATGTGGTGCGTATGGCGCAGGCTGGCTGGGTCCAGCGTAAATATCGCTTGCCCAAGGACAGCAGCATTGTAGCATGGCAAGATGCCGATCAAGCAGGATTAAATTGGCTAGCAAACCAACAAACTGCCAACTGGTTTCCCCCGGGCTTATCGCCATTTCAGCTTGAGCAGCCGTTTGATCCTGCGCATAGTTTTGTATTTTGTCAGGAGCAACAGATTTTGGGCTGGGTTATGACCCACTTAATCGATGCCCAAACCCGCGTCTATACTCAATTCTATGTCCACCCTGATCTGCGCCAAACGGGCATTGCCTTGGCTTTGCTGACAACCGCCCTGCGCCAACAAGCCACCCGCGCCGAACAATGGGGCATAGCCGCGATTCGCCATGACAGCGCCATGATGCGCAATTTTCTTGATCGTCACTTCGCTGACTATCTGGTTTCCTTACGTTCAACCTGGGGGACCAGCAAACTGCTGGCCCCTGCAGCCGATTGA
- a CDS encoding type 2 lanthipeptide synthetase LanM family protein produces MTTQKQLGWGATLPLAIRRMHAAQCSDEPLNAANQRRFERWQAQTPFQDGDWFAQRLAQNQLTPEQLQQFLQTPAQQFEADQAQPDWVELFETVYRNPLPQALPYSTKLLQHPMHGLLYLVEPLLAYAVQQLHQQLNSIQPRQAFLQPDQWVTLWFESLAQRCMWMISRVTVLELHLARVQAQLSGTTPEERYHDFVQQLRDRQRAQHLLQAYPVLIQQLCLTIQRWHANSTTIFERLNHDWPALQQLFPVLQQTDGLIGLQAGAGDVHAGGQSVVILSFANAKLVYKPRSLAIDQAFQELLHWVNQHSSMLPLRLLKVLDRHHYGWSEWVDHAMLSDSAAIERFYQRQGIYLALLYVLNASDFHHENIIAAGEDPMFIDLESLCGPQVHSDNQLENVFMANQVLTNSVLRVSLLPERFQARAGKTGIDISGLGTRDGQTSMDKMPLWVEAGTDTMRMTKQPVSLSGSQHSPIATVSAEQIGSYLNCVVSGFEAMYDFLLQHQAELQADTSPLAKLYGCTIRVIARHTAYYTKIYQESFHPDVLRDALDRDWLFDRLWFEVKYNQRLVELIPYEHRDLWQGDIPLFTTSVDSCDLWSSDGQRIADYLPRSGKMMVLERLHQLSSNDLANQVRLISFSFATMSASLHNSYRSNERYLLPTNVQPSHADWLLAACGVGDELLATALHNEHSITWIGLTQQLELQMVGLDFYDGLPGIIYFLAYLGAISGVERYTQAAERALQTLELLLEQQQATLTDVGAFVGWGGLSYLYWHLASLWQKPALLNKAETWLARIPQLLVNDTTFDLMAGAAGSLLVGLRIYAHTPSSELYASLLACGDHLLASSQAEAIGRSWQTITDAEQPALGGLAHGTAGIAWALIELAQLTNDQRYRACGLQALAYDNSLFVAEQQNWRDIRTAKTKGNQQTDDLVLCMAAWCHGASGIGISRLGMAQCLDDATIDHDLQQALSTTLKQGFGMNHSLCHGDFGNLALIQAAAKHYADQQLQAQAQTLASEIFASIQRGGYRCGVQYGAQPPGLMTGIAGIGYGLLQQAAPACVPSVTFLEAPTVCATTEPLLEVMGHDSD; encoded by the coding sequence ATGACAACACAAAAGCAGCTTGGTTGGGGTGCAACGCTCCCCTTGGCAATTCGTAGGATGCACGCTGCACAATGCTCCGATGAACCCTTGAATGCTGCCAATCAGCGCCGTTTTGAGCGCTGGCAGGCGCAAACACCCTTCCAAGATGGCGATTGGTTTGCCCAACGACTCGCCCAGAACCAGCTTACACCTGAGCAATTGCAGCAGTTTTTACAAACGCCTGCCCAGCAATTTGAAGCAGACCAAGCACAACCCGACTGGGTTGAGCTATTTGAAACTGTCTATCGCAACCCCTTACCGCAGGCGCTGCCCTATTCGACCAAGCTTTTGCAACACCCCATGCATGGTTTGCTCTATCTGGTTGAGCCATTGTTAGCTTATGCGGTTCAGCAATTACACCAACAACTCAACAGCATCCAACCGCGCCAAGCCTTTTTGCAACCCGATCAATGGGTTACGCTTTGGTTTGAGTCGTTAGCCCAACGCTGTATGTGGATGATTAGTCGGGTCACAGTGCTTGAGTTGCATCTTGCTCGCGTCCAAGCGCAATTAAGCGGCACAACCCCCGAAGAACGCTATCATGATTTTGTCCAACAATTACGTGATCGCCAACGGGCACAGCACTTGTTACAAGCCTATCCGGTCTTAATTCAGCAATTGTGCTTAACCATTCAGCGCTGGCACGCCAATAGCACGACCATTTTTGAACGCTTGAATCACGATTGGCCAGCGTTACAACAGCTTTTTCCGGTGCTCCAGCAAACGGATGGGTTGATTGGTCTTCAAGCGGGCGCTGGCGATGTGCATGCTGGCGGCCAAAGTGTTGTGATTTTGAGCTTCGCAAATGCCAAGCTCGTCTATAAACCACGATCATTGGCAATCGACCAAGCCTTTCAAGAATTGTTGCACTGGGTCAATCAACACTCGTCGATGCTGCCCTTGCGCTTGCTCAAGGTATTGGATCGCCACCACTATGGCTGGTCGGAATGGGTTGATCATGCCATGCTCAGCGATTCGGCGGCGATTGAACGCTTTTATCAGCGCCAAGGGATCTATTTGGCGTTGTTGTATGTGCTGAATGCCTCAGATTTTCACCACGAAAATATTATTGCTGCTGGTGAAGACCCAATGTTTATCGATTTGGAATCGCTGTGTGGCCCACAGGTGCATAGCGATAATCAGCTTGAAAACGTCTTTATGGCCAACCAAGTCTTGACCAACTCGGTCTTGCGGGTCAGTTTACTGCCGGAGCGGTTTCAGGCACGCGCAGGCAAAACTGGCATCGATATTAGTGGCTTGGGCACGCGTGATGGTCAAACCAGTATGGATAAAATGCCCCTGTGGGTTGAAGCCGGCACCGATACCATGCGCATGACTAAGCAGCCAGTCAGCCTTTCTGGCAGCCAGCATAGCCCAATTGCCACTGTCAGTGCTGAACAAATTGGCAGTTACCTCAATTGTGTGGTGAGTGGCTTTGAGGCCATGTATGATTTCTTATTGCAGCACCAAGCCGAATTGCAAGCTGATACTAGCCCACTCGCGAAACTGTATGGGTGCACGATTCGGGTGATTGCTCGCCACACCGCCTACTATACGAAAATCTATCAAGAAAGCTTTCATCCCGATGTTCTGCGCGATGCGCTTGATCGCGATTGGCTGTTTGATCGGCTGTGGTTTGAGGTGAAATACAATCAGCGGTTGGTCGAGTTGATTCCGTATGAGCATCGCGACTTATGGCAGGGCGATATTCCGCTATTTACCACTTCGGTTGATTCATGCGACCTGTGGAGCAGCGATGGCCAACGGATTGCCGATTATTTACCACGTTCCGGCAAAATGATGGTGCTTGAGCGCTTGCATCAATTAAGTTCCAACGATCTAGCCAATCAAGTGCGGCTGATTAGCTTCTCGTTTGCGACCATGAGCGCCTCGCTTCACAACAGCTATCGTTCAAATGAGCGCTATCTGTTACCAACTAACGTGCAACCAAGCCATGCCGATTGGTTGCTGGCAGCCTGCGGCGTTGGCGACGAATTGCTGGCAACCGCCTTGCATAACGAGCATTCAATCACATGGATCGGCCTGACTCAACAGCTTGAACTGCAAATGGTCGGGCTGGATTTCTACGATGGCTTGCCTGGCATTATCTATTTCTTGGCCTATCTTGGGGCGATTAGCGGCGTTGAGCGCTACACCCAAGCGGCTGAACGCGCCCTCCAAACCCTCGAACTCTTGCTTGAACAACAACAAGCCACATTAACCGATGTTGGTGCCTTTGTGGGCTGGGGTGGTCTCAGTTATCTCTACTGGCATCTGGCTAGCCTTTGGCAAAAACCTGCATTATTGAACAAAGCCGAAACATGGTTGGCGCGAATACCCCAATTGCTGGTCAATGATACAACCTTTGATCTGATGGCGGGCGCGGCAGGCAGCTTATTAGTTGGCCTGCGTATCTACGCCCACACGCCAAGCTCCGAATTGTATGCAAGTTTGCTGGCTTGTGGCGACCATTTGCTTGCCAGCAGCCAAGCCGAGGCGATTGGCCGTTCGTGGCAAACCATCACCGATGCTGAACAACCAGCCTTGGGTGGTTTGGCCCATGGCACAGCGGGCATCGCTTGGGCCTTGATCGAACTTGCCCAATTAACCAACGATCAGCGCTACCGTGCGTGTGGTTTGCAAGCCTTAGCCTACGATAACAGCCTGTTTGTGGCCGAGCAGCAGAATTGGCGTGATATTCGCACCGCCAAAACCAAAGGCAATCAACAAACTGATGATCTGGTGCTGTGTATGGCGGCGTGGTGTCATGGAGCGAGCGGAATTGGCATTTCACGTCTAGGGATGGCGCAATGCCTTGATGATGCCACGATTGATCACGACCTACAACAGGCCTTGAGCACTACCCTCAAGCAAGGCTTTGGCATGAATCACTCGTTATGTCATGGCGATTTTGGCAATTTGGCCTTGATTCAAGCGGCAGCCAAGCATTATGCCGATCAACAATTGCAAGCCCAAGCCCAAACTCTTGCTAGCGAAATTTTTGCTAGCATTCAACGCGGTGGCTATCGCTGTGGCGTTCAATATGGTGCGCAGCCACCAGGCCTGATGACTGGAATCGCCGGGATTGGCTATGGGCTTTTGCAACAAGCAGCTCCAGCCTGTGTGCCATCGGTCACATTCTTGGAAGCACCGACCGTCTGTGCAACGACTGAGCCATTATTGGAGGTAATGGGCCATGATTCGGATTAG
- a CDS encoding peptidase domain-containing ABC transporter, giving the protein MIFTKPNTSNLLKRYTQRRKVPVLLQMSQIECGAACLAMLLTYYGHEMSVAECRERCGVGRDGISAKTLAQAARSYQFEVKAFSFTYESLLALRQPIIIHWNFNHFVVLERTTEAYAEIVDPNFGRRRIDKAEFLTAFTGVSLVMQPSVNFQRRKIRRETILQNYLQLLIQHKTLFFQLILTSILLQVGGLVVPLFTKMVIDTVIPQALITGMTLIALAIMCFIVMQGVIQLLRQQLTIYLQTKLDLQIMQRFFRHLLALPFVFFEQRSSGDLLMRLNSNTIMRELITSQVLTLILDGSLVLGYFMLIWWQSSLLAAIVLGFALIEIGLVLLAQSRLREIINQDLDAQAKAQGFLVEALNGMTTIKASGIEQQVFDQWSPRFTNQLVWSLRRSRASAVIDTAINSIHMSAVLGLLWFGTQLVLNQQLSTGTLLALLGIAGAFFAPLAMLIRTVQNIQLANLYFQRIADVLHSKVEQPNKPTPSAAMTAGQIELRDVSFCYSTHSPIVLKNIQLTIKSGQKVALVGKTGSGKSTLAKLLLGMYQPSSGAIYYDNQPTEAFDLAALRQQFGVVLQDTFLFSGSIRQNITLQRNDLELAQVIEACQQAAIASDIEAMPMGLETILAEGGSSLSGGQRQRLALARALVHQPSVLLLDEATSHLDVATEAEVDRNLNRLACTRIVIAHRLSTIVNADLIVVLRDGQIIEQGRHTELLAQAGYYAQLIQQQT; this is encoded by the coding sequence ATGATTTTTACCAAGCCAAACACTAGCAACCTGCTTAAACGCTATACTCAACGCCGTAAAGTGCCAGTTTTATTGCAAATGAGCCAAATTGAGTGTGGTGCTGCCTGTTTAGCAATGCTCTTAACTTATTATGGCCATGAAATGAGTGTCGCTGAATGTCGTGAGCGTTGCGGGGTTGGCCGTGATGGAATTAGCGCCAAAACCTTGGCTCAGGCGGCTCGTAGCTATCAGTTTGAGGTCAAAGCATTTTCATTTACTTATGAATCACTACTAGCATTACGTCAACCAATTATTATCCACTGGAATTTCAATCATTTTGTGGTGCTCGAACGAACAACCGAAGCCTACGCCGAAATTGTTGACCCAAATTTTGGACGACGGCGAATTGATAAAGCCGAATTCCTAACGGCATTCACTGGTGTTAGTTTGGTAATGCAGCCAAGTGTCAACTTTCAACGCCGCAAGATTCGTCGCGAAACGATCTTACAAAATTATCTCCAGCTTCTGATCCAGCATAAAACGCTCTTTTTTCAATTGATTCTCACATCGATTTTGTTGCAAGTTGGTGGTTTGGTTGTGCCGTTATTCACCAAAATGGTGATCGATACGGTTATTCCACAGGCGCTGATAACTGGAATGACGCTAATCGCCCTAGCAATTATGTGTTTTATCGTCATGCAGGGCGTTATTCAATTATTACGCCAGCAATTAACCATTTATCTGCAAACCAAGCTTGATTTGCAAATTATGCAACGTTTTTTTCGCCATCTCTTAGCTTTGCCGTTTGTCTTTTTTGAGCAGCGCAGTAGTGGCGATTTATTGATGCGCTTGAACAGTAATACAATCATGCGCGAACTCATTACCAGCCAAGTGTTGACGCTAATTCTCGATGGCAGCTTGGTGCTTGGCTATTTTATGCTGATTTGGTGGCAAAGTAGCCTTTTAGCTGCAATTGTGCTTGGCTTTGCCTTGATCGAAATTGGGTTGGTACTGCTAGCTCAATCGCGCTTGCGCGAAATTATCAACCAAGATCTTGATGCCCAAGCCAAGGCCCAAGGATTTTTGGTCGAGGCGCTGAACGGCATGACGACAATCAAGGCCAGCGGTATCGAACAACAAGTATTCGATCAATGGTCGCCGCGCTTTACCAACCAATTGGTTTGGTCGCTGCGGCGCTCGCGGGCTAGTGCCGTGATCGATACCGCGATCAATAGTATTCATATGAGTGCGGTGTTGGGCCTCTTGTGGTTTGGCACACAATTGGTGCTCAATCAGCAATTGAGCACGGGCACACTATTAGCATTGTTGGGGATAGCTGGGGCATTCTTTGCGCCGCTGGCCATGCTTATTCGTACCGTTCAAAATATTCAATTGGCCAACCTCTATTTTCAGCGAATTGCCGATGTGTTGCATAGCAAGGTTGAGCAGCCAAACAAGCCGACACCGAGTGCGGCCATGACTGCTGGCCAGATCGAACTACGCGATGTGTCGTTTTGCTATAGCACCCATAGCCCAATTGTGCTCAAGAATATTCAACTTACCATCAAGTCAGGCCAGAAAGTTGCCTTAGTTGGTAAAACTGGTTCGGGCAAAAGCACCTTGGCAAAACTGCTTTTGGGCATGTATCAGCCAAGCAGTGGCGCAATCTACTACGATAATCAACCGACTGAAGCATTTGATCTGGCAGCATTACGCCAGCAATTTGGGGTAGTGTTGCAAGATACTTTTCTCTTCAGCGGCTCGATTCGCCAAAATATTACGCTTCAGCGCAATGATCTTGAACTTGCCCAGGTTATCGAGGCCTGCCAGCAGGCAGCCATTGCCAGTGATATTGAGGCCATGCCAATGGGCTTAGAAACGATTTTGGCCGAAGGTGGCAGCAGCCTTTCAGGCGGACAACGTCAGCGCTTAGCCTTAGCCCGAGCATTGGTTCATCAACCCAGTGTGTTATTGCTCGATGAAGCCACTAGCCACCTTGATGTTGCCACCGAAGCCGAGGTTGATCGCAATCTCAATCGCTTGGCCTGTACACGGATCGTGATTGCCCATCGCCTGAGTACGATCGTCAACGCCGACTTAATTGTTGTTCTCCGTGATGGCCAAATTATCGAACAAGGCCGTCACACTGAGTTGCTGGCCCAAGCGGGCTATTATGCCCAACTTATTCAGCAACAAACCTAA
- a CDS encoding PIN domain-containing protein produces the protein MIFPRQPNEFRHCITAHTYGSLKAAVLQHFGPKEKAKQRHTALHQRGFSENDLWIAAIALQYQLTLVSMDSDFQRMQAVVSLPTVRCD, from the coding sequence TTGATTTTTCCAAGGCAACCGAATGAATTTCGTCACTGCATCACGGCCCATACCTATGGCAGCCTCAAAGCCGCTGTCTTGCAACACTTTGGCCCAAAGGAAAAAGCGAAACAACGCCATACTGCGCTGCACCAGCGGGGCTTCTCGGAAAACGATCTCTGGATTGCCGCGATTGCCCTCCAATATCAACTCACGCTGGTCTCGATGGATAGCGATTTTCAGCGGATGCAGGCGGTGGTCTCCCTGCCCACGGTGCGCTGTGATTAG
- a CDS encoding protease complex subunit PrcB family protein, which yields MTRSLLLLLCASIILVGCGASHPAETPIPITTVIDFSSWEGEFTGQYREPTPMCLLELSEQRDNHLTAMVNPTVRNHIQQSQQPQTVMVACFLGLRQAGGASLSIQSITINEAMIQIYATVSLPQPHEFAESGTHSPVSVVRLDQSAIPRNIPLTLRLINATTKQELANNSVIRP from the coding sequence ATGACACGATCATTACTTCTCCTGCTTTGTGCAAGCATCATATTGGTTGGATGTGGCGCATCTCATCCAGCAGAAACACCGATTCCCATAACGACGGTTATCGATTTTAGTAGCTGGGAGGGAGAATTTACTGGGCAGTATCGGGAACCAACGCCGATGTGTCTTTTAGAGCTATCAGAGCAACGCGATAACCACCTAACGGCAATGGTCAACCCAACGGTTCGCAACCACATTCAACAATCGCAACAACCCCAAACCGTTATGGTTGCATGTTTTCTCGGTCTTCGACAAGCTGGTGGCGCATCACTGTCGATTCAATCGATCACCATCAACGAAGCGATGATCCAAATCTATGCAACTGTTTCACTCCCACAGCCACATGAGTTTGCAGAAAGTGGGACACACTCTCCCGTTTCAGTGGTTCGGCTTGATCAAAGCGCTATTCCACGGAACATCCCCTTAACACTACGGCTTATCAACGCAACAACAAAGCAAGAACTCGCGAACAACAGCGTCATTCGCCCCTAA